CTCTCTGGCAATACCTTCATTTTTTAAGGCCGGAGTGATGCTAATATCCAATGCAACGGTGATTCCATTGGCGTTTGCGACCAACCATCCTTCAATATCCTGAGAACTTATTACTACGTCATCAAGGTTCAATGTAGTATTTTTTTCGTTAATAAAAACACTTATTTCCCCTTCTTTTTCCAATTCTGAAATTTGCTCCTGCCCAAATCCTGTAATTGCCTGTGCAACTGCTTTCATGTCTTTCCCGAAGCGAGGTCCCAGCTTTTTAAAGTCCGGTTTTATTTGTTTTACCAGAATTCCGGAGCCTTCGTCAATCAATTCGATTTCCTTCACATTTACTTCCGACTTGATTAAATCGGCTACAGCTTCAATTTCCTTTCTTGAAGCATTGTCCAAAACCGGAATCATAATTTTCTGAAGCGGTTGTCGTACCTTAATCTTCTCTCGTTGACGTAACGACAATACCAGTGACGATATTGTCTGTGCCTGTTGCATTTTATGCTCTAGAGCAGTGTTTATGTAAGACGCATTACTCGTTGGAAAGTTACTTAGGTGAACCGATTCTTCTCCTTTTTTCACAATTCCCTCGGTTAGGTCTTTATACAAACGATCCATAAAGAAAGGTGCTACCGGAGCTCCCAGTCGTGCCACGGTCTCCAAACAGGTATATAGCGTCTGATAGGCCGAAATTTTATCTTCGCCGTAACTACCCTTCCAAAAACGTCTTCTGCTTAAGCGAACAAACCAGTTGCTGAGGTTCTCCTGAACAAATTCTGAGATGACTCTTGTAGCTCGCGTTGGCTCATAGTCGGCATAGGCATCGTCTACTTTTTGGATTAATGTATTTAATTCTGAAAGAATCCAACGATCGATCTCGGGACGTTTTTCCAAGGGAACATCCGCCTCGGCGTATTGAAAATTGTCCAAATTGGCATATAAACTGAAGAAACTGTAGGTATTGTATAGCGTTCCGAAGAATTTATTGCGTACCTCAGCAATTCCGTCACTGTCAAATTTCAAGTTATCCCACGGATTGGCATTGCTTATCATATACCAGCGTGTTGCGTCCGGTCCGAAGGTGTTCAAAGTTTCGAAAGGATCAACAGCATTTCCTAAACGTTTGGACATTTTCTGTCCGTTCTTGTCTAAAACCAGGCCGTTTGATACCACATTTTTGTAGGCCACATCGTCAAAAAGCATTGTAGCGATGGCATGAAGGGTATAAAACCACCCTCGTGTTTGATCCACGCCTTCCGCAATAAAATCGGCTTTACGCCAAATTTCATCCACTTTTTCTTTATTCTCAAACGGATAATGCCACTGTGCGTAGGGCATACTACCACTATCGAACCACACATCGATCAAATCGGCTTCCCGTTTCATGGGTTTCCCTGTGTTTGAAACCAATATAATGGCATCGACAATATTTTTATGAAGATCGACTTTGGCGTAATTTTCTTCTGAAAAATCTCCTGCAACAAACTCTTCAAAAATATCTTTTTCAAGAAGTCCGGCGGTAACTGCTTTTTGCATTTCTGCCTTTAGCTCTTCAATACTGCCTATTATTTTTTCTTCCTTCCCGTCTTCGGTACGCCAAAGCGGTAGAGGAATTCCCCAATATCTGGAGCGAGAAAGATTCCAATCGTTGGCATTTGCCAACCAGTTTCCAAATCGGCCTTCTCCGGTCGCTTTTGGCTTCCAGTTGATGGTATTGTTAAGATCGAACATACGATCTCTGAAATCGGTAACTTTTATAAACCACGAATCCAGTGGATAATACAAAATAGGCTTGTCGGTACGCCAGCAGTTGGGGTAACTGTGGGTGTATTTTTCAACATGAAAAGCCTTATTCTCAGTTTTCAGCTTTATGGCAAGTTCCACATCTACGCTCTTTTCGGGTGCCTCACCGTCCTCGTAGTATTCGTTTTTGACGTATTTCCCGGCAAATTCACCCATTTCGGGTCTGAATTTACCTTGTAAATCGACCAAAGGAACCAGTGCTCCGCTTTCATCTTTTACCAATAACGGCGGAACTTCAGGGGTGGCTTCTTTGGCAACTTTGGCATCATCGGCGCCAAAGGTTGGAGCGGTATGGACAATTCCCGTACCGTCTTCGGTGGTAACAAAATCTCCTGTAATTACCCGGAAGGCATTTTCGGGAGTTTCATAAGGAAGCGCATAAGGCAACAATTGCTCATAGCGAATTCCTTCTAATTTTTTTCCTTTGAATTCGGCTGCGATAAAGTAAGGAATGATTTTATCTCCCTGTTTGTAGCTCTCCAGAATCTCTTCGTTGGGTTTTTCTTCATAGCGATCTCCAAATTGCTTGGCTACCAAGTTTTTGGCCAAAACCACATTGATAGGCTGAAAGGTATACTGATTAAAAGTTCTTATTAGTACGTAATCTATTTTAGACCCAACGGTCAGAGCTGTATTACTAGGCAGCGTCCAGGGTGTCGTTGTCCATGCCAAAAACCAGATATTGTTGGAAACATTGGCAAGAACATTGGGCAGGGTTTCAGCAGCGGCTTTAAACTGAGCGACCACTGTAGTATCGGTCACATCCTGATAGGTTCCCGGCTGATTCAACTCATGAGAACTAAGTCCGGTTCCTGCTTTTGGAGAATACGGCTGAATTGTATATCCTTTATACAAAAGACCCTTGTCGTAGATTTGTTTAAGAATCCACCACACAGTTTCCATATACTTTGGCTTGTAAGTAATATACGGATCGTCCATATCTACCCAATAGCCGTAACTTTCGGTTACCTTGTTCCATACATCGGTATAGCGCATAACCGCTTTACGACAAGCTTCATTATAGGCTTCTACCGATATTTTTTTGCCAATATCTTCTTTGGTAATTCCCAGTTCTTTTTCAACACCTAATTCAATAGGCAGTCCGTGAGTGTCCCACCCTGCTTTACGGTCTACTTTAAAACCTTTTTGAGTTTTATAGCGACAAAAAATATCCTTAATTGCGCGTGCCATCACGTGATGAATCCCCGGCAATCCATTTGCCGATGGTGGGCCTTCAAAAAACACAAAAGGTTGTGCCCCATCACGAATGGCAATACTCTTTTCGAAAATGCTGTCACTTTTCCAAAAATCGAGTACTTCTTCGCCTAACTTGGGGAGGTCTAAACCCTTGTATTCCTTAAAATTTTTGCTCATGTTTCGACTGCGCTCAACAACCGCTAAATGGGTAGTTGAATATTAATAGTTAATTGAAATCCCCTGAGTATAAACACCAATGGATATAAGGCTGCGAAATTAGTAAAAATTAGAGAAATAGGCTAGTAGATATGCTAGTTGTTATTACAAACAAAAAAGGCCACACGACTGTATGACCTCTTCCTTCTATCAAACTAATAAAAAAAATTACATTTTAATAAACTTTTGAAGAAAATTATCTCCCGAAGTACCTGTAACCCGGATAAAATAAATACCCGTTGGTAAATGTGAAACGTCTATTCCCGACTCATTGTATTCCACTTCCTGAAGTTGTCCGGTCAATGAAATGATGGTCAATTTTTGAACAGACCCCTGCTTTAAATTAACAAATAACACATCTTGCGCCGGATTTGGGGTAACTATCACATTCAAATTAGGGTTTGTGGGCTCAGGATTTCCTAAAGTTTCGAGCGCTATAGTATATTTAACAACCCCCAGGTCGTAAGTGCCAATATATACATCAACACTATCTTCGTGAAACAAATAATCCATCGCGTTAGACCCTACATATTCTATTGCTTCAAAGGGGACTTCCGTCCAGGTTTCTCCGCTGGTGTCTGAATACACTATTTGTGCATCAGTAAATTGACTTGTATAAATTGAAGCTACAATATGATTTTGAGCAATTTCAGAGTATTCAATCTTTCTTACATTCTGACCAACGTAAATTTGACTCCATGATTCAGAGCTATCGGTTGATCTATAAACCCCCTGACTTGTAGCAATGGTATACTCATTTGGATGAAACGGACTTTGCTGAAAATCGAAAATTAAATCATTATTTGGATCCAGATTAATTCCGTTGTTCTTCAACTCCCAATTTGCTCCCCCATCGACAGATTGATAGATTTTGGCACCAATAGCTATATGAATCAAGTTTGTATCTACTTCATCAATATGAATTGAGGTAACAATTCCCGACACTGGCAGATTGGGAGTAGTTACTATTACATTGTTGAGGTCATTGAAATCGATGACGCGAACACCTGCATCATATAGCCCCAACCAAACAGTATTTAGATTGTTTGGTACCGTGGCCAAAGCACTTGCTTTTACAAAGAAGTCGGTATAGACAGGCGTTTTGTTCTGCCCGTTATCATCGCTTACAAATAAGTTTACACCCATAAACCCACCCGAAAACGAATATACGCGTCCATCGATATATTTATCCACAAAATAAGCCGGTTCATCGTTTACCGAAATATAATTAATAGGGAAAATATCATAAGATTCGGCGGCATTGGTAACAAGATTTCTATTTGTAATACCGCTTTGCACACTGTAGTAAAGCATTGGTTCTGAGCCGGGAACAACTTGAACAAATGTTACCGGATAGAAAGGATTGAGTAATTGCGACATTGATTGTCCTCCGTCCGTAGAAAACATAGGGTAATAATTGGCGCTGATCATTATTTCCTGCGACTGAAACGGATTAAAAGATGCCTTTAGCCCGTAATAGTAATCGTATGGGTTGTCATCCGGATAGACAAAATTTTGCCAATTGGCGCCGCCGTCGGTTGTTAAAACAACTTCATTCTCTTCGAGTACAATGATATTATCGGGATTTTGAAGATCGAAACGAATGTCCACAATATTATCTAAAATATAATCGCTCCAAACAATAGGGAAAGCATTCCATGTAGCACCCCCATCGACAGATTGGAATAGGTTTTGAGTATGAGAAGTCTCATTTCCAATAAAAGTTCCCAACAATATAATATCGGGATTGACAGGATGAAATCGAATAGGGCCAAACGCATTCCCTGCCAATTTTTCGGTCCATGTTGCACCTGTATCTTCCGAATAGAACAAACCTCCGTCTATTGCTGTAGGACCTTCACCTCTTGCAATGAATAGTTTTGTAGGATCTCCAGGGCTTATTGCCACATTGTTTGGAAAAACAGAATCGTAATTTTCATTGTAATAAATTTCAGTCCAACTTTGGCCTCCATCAGCGGTGTAATATACTTTTGCATAATTTGAAGCGCCAATTTTATAGCCTTGATGTATTATGGCAATATCTGTGTTGGCCGCATAAATATCGAAGGATGCAACCCACTCTTTATCCCCTCCCGAAGTTGGTGGATTGTATTGTTTACTAATGGAATTAGTATCCAAATCGAATATATAAACAGTATTTGCAGAAGAATCGTAGGAAAATGCAGCATTATAGCTCAAACTATTCCCGTTCAAAAACTCTAATCGCTGAAGGGCAATACCGCTTTGAGGATAACTATATAAAATAGTCCATGTTTGACCATTGTCATTTGACTCCAGAATATGACTTCCTTGTGAGAGTGCATACACTTTATTCTGAATGGTGGGATGATAGGTAATATCGTAAATGCGTCCAAAATCCTGAACACCTTCAAAGGATATTTGAGCAACGCAGGAAATACTTGTTCCCAACGAGGCAACAATTAAAAAGAGTAATAGGGATAATTTTTTCATGATGAATTTACTTTATTTGATTTCTGTCCAAATGTTTCAAAAAACATGAATAATTATCAAAAATTGAAGCAGAAAAAACGTGACATTTATTCGTAAAAGTGTGATTTAATGCCCTATGCCGTAAAAAGATAATGATATAACGAAGCACTATCCTCCAGATCCATTTTCTTTGCAATGCGTTCCTTGCGCTTTCTACAGGCTTCCAAAGTTATGTTTAACATGGAAGCAATTTCCTTGTTCGTAAGATTCATAAAGACATAGGAAATAAAACGTATATCGTTTGCATTTAAATCGGGATGCCTCTCCTTGAGAGCGCTGAGTACACCCTGATTTACTTCTTCAAAATGAGCAATGAATTTTTCCCATTCCACATCTGTTTTTAAAAGTTCTTTTAATTTCTTGATAGGAACCGACAAAGACTGTGCGGTTTGGTTGTTTTGAAACTTAACCAAATCATCTAATATTATTTTAATCAATTCATTTCGCTCGGCCAGATAGAGAGCTTTGGATGTTAACTTTCTGTTTCTTTGCTCAATTTCATTTTTAAAACGCTCCTTCTCCAGCAAAGCCAAGGCCTCATTTTCTTTGAGCTGTTTATCCAGAATAAGATTTTCGTGCTTTTCCTTTTCAAGCTCCAGTGCCATAATTTCTTCGCTGCGCCTGTGAAGAATTTTTCGCTGTTTATTTTTGATATATAAATTTCGAAGCGACCAGGCAATTAAAACGATGATTAACAGGGCAATTCCTGAGATTGTATATACCTTTTTTCGTTCCTCCTCAAGCTCCATTTGGTTTTGACGAAGTTGATTCTGATAATTCTGTACTTCGAACTTCACCTTGTTGCTTTCAAACAACCTCCCGTTTTTAAGCTCGTAAAATTGCTCTTTTGCATATATCACAGAATCCTTTGCCTTTATCGCATTTTCATAATCCTTAGTGGTCTCAAATAAATTGGCTAATCGTTCGTAAAGTACAATCTTCTGTTCCCAGCTCAACTCCGCAGAGAGCGCACTTTGAGCATACGATATAGCAGCTTCGAAATCGCCCTGCTTTCTATAAATAGCCGACAAGTTAAGAAGCAAGGACAGGCGTTCCTCGAGATACTTCGAATCGTCTATTTGCGTAAGTAAACTCTCGGCCAAACTCTTTGCTTCCGCATGCATTCCGCGTTTTTCATAATTGTCGGCCAACGCAACCTTTGCCTGCATAATAACCTGAGGCAGTTCGCCGGAAAGGGAAAGAGCTTCATTTAAATACGAATTCGCCTTTAAATAATCCCCTTTCTCGTTAAAGACAAGTCCTAAATTAACAGCATAGATTGCCTTCTTATCGGTGAGTGAATTTTCCTTTGCCAAATCGTAGGCTTTCAGAAAATATTCTTCGGCCTTTTCGAAATTTCGCTCCTTGGAATATAAAATCGCAATGTTGTTGAGTACCGTCATTTCATGACTAACGTCCAATTCCTTCAAGGCAATGGTATAGGCCTCCAAATAGTAGTCCAACGCCTCACCATAATCCAGCATAGAATAATAATTGGCTCCTATGTTGTTGGTTGCAAGAAACAATTGCGAATTCCAATTGTTATTGACAGCCATAGTGCGAGCCTCTGTAAGCAATTCGAGCGATCGGGCATGGTCCTTTGCCAACATAGCATCAACCCCGCTAAGTATAAGAGAATCACAGCGTTGTATTCCTTCCGAAGTTTGAAGAAAGATTAAAAGAAAAATTCCTAAATATTTAATTGAAAACATAAATACAACGTAAAAAATTCGGTATACAGCTATTGCAAAAATAAACTGTACCGATGAATTATTATATCTTTTCTTGAACGAATGATCCTATGATAAATTCTCAGACTTCAGAATTGTTTTGCTGAAGCAGCCGTATTCTCAATTAAATTCTATATTTAAAGTAAAATTGCAACATGGTTAAAAAAATAGCATTTGTATTTTTTCTGATACCTGTATCGAGTTTTGCACAAGAATATGTGGATCTTATAAAGATTGGCTACGGCCAGACTTTTAATAATGGGTATGTCGATGTAGAAGGAAGTACCTTTGTAAAATCTGTTGAGGCAGATCTTACTTTTCCTGTTGTAGTCAACGATAATCACGCAATTATTACGGGCGCGGCTTATAGTAGAAATAACTTAGAACTTTTCCCTGAAGCAAACTTTACAAGTTTACACAGCACTACACTTAAATTAGGTCTGGCCTCTACATATACTGAAAAATGGAGCAGTACAATTGTTTTATTGCCAAAAATCGCTTCAGACTATAAGCATATTACGGGTAGAGATTTTTATTTTGGCGGATTAGCCCTTTTGAAATACCAAAAAACCGAACATTTAAAATATCGCTTCGGACTCTATGCTACTTCCGAAGCTTTCGGACTTTTCACCACTCCAATTATTGGGTGGTATTATCTAAGTCCCAATTCCAGATTCGAAATGGATATGTCGCTTCCAATTGCCGCCGATGTAAATTATTGTTTGGGCGCTACCACACTCGGAATAGACTATTACGGTATTGGGCGCAGTTTTCGTTTATATGGTGACGCCTCAGAATCTCCTGTTTACGTCGATTTAAGTTCTTTGGAATTTGCTACCTATATTCAATTTAATGCGCTTCAAAAAAGTGTACTGCTTCGGGCCAAGGTGGGGTATGCCAGTAATAACTATGAAGTGTATGCTGATGGCGATACTATAGATTTAGGACTTTCAGCATTTAGTTTCGGTGATAGTCGCACCCAATTGAATCCCGATCTTAACGGAGGCGTCTTTGTAAAATTTGAAGCCATCTATCGGTTTCATATTGCTTCCGGTTCAGCAAAGCAAGCTGAACACTAGCCAACTGGCCACAATTTTTAAAGTGATTTCATTTTCTTATCTTTGGATAAACTCCCCTGTTCATGTTAATTAATTTAAAAAACGAGATCTGGAAAGATTTCAAAAAAACGTCGTGGCGCGATAATGAAATTTACAAAGTATCAAATTACGGAAGAGTATTGAAATACAAATTCGATCCTGAGGGCGAAATGATTAAACCATACGTATTAGGTGGCTATGAAGTCTTTTCGGTAACGAAAAAAACCGGCAAAACAGATTTGATTTATATTCATAGAGCCGTTGCTCATCTCTTTCTTGAGAATCCGCTGGACAAACCGTATGTGATTCATACTGATTTTGATAAAATAAACAACCATTTTTCGAATTTAGACTATGCTACCAAAGAGGAATTGGTAGCGCATAATAAAACAAACCCGGAAGTGATTAAGGCAAGAAAGAAGGCGCGGTTAAATCCGAATTATTCAAAATTATCTGCCGGAAAAGTACGAATGATAAAACGTAAAATTTTCGATCCCAATAGAAAAACCCGCATGCGATTAATCGCAAAACAATTCGGTATTTCCGAAATGCAGCTCTATCGCATCAAGTCGGGCGAAAATTGGGGCCATATAGAATACGAATAAAATATGGAAAGAGTTTGTCCGGAATGCGGAGATAAATTAATTGGTCGGGCCGATAAGAAATTCTGTAGCGACGCTTGCCGTAATACCTATAACAATTCCTTAAATAAAGACAACAAGAACCTCCTGCGAAATGTC
This genomic stretch from Ulvibacter sp. MAR_2010_11 harbors:
- a CDS encoding endodeoxyribonuclease, with translation MLINLKNEIWKDFKKTSWRDNEIYKVSNYGRVLKYKFDPEGEMIKPYVLGGYEVFSVTKKTGKTDLIYIHRAVAHLFLENPLDKPYVIHTDFDKINNHFSNLDYATKEELVAHNKTNPEVIKARKKARLNPNYSKLSAGKVRMIKRKIFDPNRKTRMRLIAKQFGISEMQLYRIKSGENWGHIEYE
- the ileS gene encoding isoleucine--tRNA ligase, which codes for MSKNFKEYKGLDLPKLGEEVLDFWKSDSIFEKSIAIRDGAQPFVFFEGPPSANGLPGIHHVMARAIKDIFCRYKTQKGFKVDRKAGWDTHGLPIELGVEKELGITKEDIGKKISVEAYNEACRKAVMRYTDVWNKVTESYGYWVDMDDPYITYKPKYMETVWWILKQIYDKGLLYKGYTIQPYSPKAGTGLSSHELNQPGTYQDVTDTTVVAQFKAAAETLPNVLANVSNNIWFLAWTTTPWTLPSNTALTVGSKIDYVLIRTFNQYTFQPINVVLAKNLVAKQFGDRYEEKPNEEILESYKQGDKIIPYFIAAEFKGKKLEGIRYEQLLPYALPYETPENAFRVITGDFVTTEDGTGIVHTAPTFGADDAKVAKEATPEVPPLLVKDESGALVPLVDLQGKFRPEMGEFAGKYVKNEYYEDGEAPEKSVDVELAIKLKTENKAFHVEKYTHSYPNCWRTDKPILYYPLDSWFIKVTDFRDRMFDLNNTINWKPKATGEGRFGNWLANANDWNLSRSRYWGIPLPLWRTEDGKEEKIIGSIEELKAEMQKAVTAGLLEKDIFEEFVAGDFSEENYAKVDLHKNIVDAIILVSNTGKPMKREADLIDVWFDSGSMPYAQWHYPFENKEKVDEIWRKADFIAEGVDQTRGWFYTLHAIATMLFDDVAYKNVVSNGLVLDKNGQKMSKRLGNAVDPFETLNTFGPDATRWYMISNANPWDNLKFDSDGIAEVRNKFFGTLYNTYSFFSLYANLDNFQYAEADVPLEKRPEIDRWILSELNTLIQKVDDAYADYEPTRATRVISEFVQENLSNWFVRLSRRRFWKGSYGEDKISAYQTLYTCLETVARLGAPVAPFFMDRLYKDLTEGIVKKGEESVHLSNFPTSNASYINTALEHKMQQAQTISSLVLSLRQREKIKVRQPLQKIMIPVLDNASRKEIEAVADLIKSEVNVKEIELIDEGSGILVKQIKPDFKKLGPRFGKDMKAVAQAITGFGQEQISELEKEGEISVFINEKNTTLNLDDVVISSQDIEGWLVANANGITVALDISITPALKNEGIARELVNRIQNVRKDSGFEVTDRIEVTLQSEEQLHTAVQQNLDYIKQETLTEVLQFEDELSNGTEIAFDDIATRLRIKKH
- a CDS encoding tetratricopeptide repeat protein, with product MFSIKYLGIFLLIFLQTSEGIQRCDSLILSGVDAMLAKDHARSLELLTEARTMAVNNNWNSQLFLATNNIGANYYSMLDYGEALDYYLEAYTIALKELDVSHEMTVLNNIAILYSKERNFEKAEEYFLKAYDLAKENSLTDKKAIYAVNLGLVFNEKGDYLKANSYLNEALSLSGELPQVIMQAKVALADNYEKRGMHAEAKSLAESLLTQIDDSKYLEERLSLLLNLSAIYRKQGDFEAAISYAQSALSAELSWEQKIVLYERLANLFETTKDYENAIKAKDSVIYAKEQFYELKNGRLFESNKVKFEVQNYQNQLRQNQMELEEERKKVYTISGIALLIIVLIAWSLRNLYIKNKQRKILHRRSEEIMALELEKEKHENLILDKQLKENEALALLEKERFKNEIEQRNRKLTSKALYLAERNELIKIILDDLVKFQNNQTAQSLSVPIKKLKELLKTDVEWEKFIAHFEEVNQGVLSALKERHPDLNANDIRFISYVFMNLTNKEIASMLNITLEACRKRKERIAKKMDLEDSASLYHYLFTA
- a CDS encoding DUF6268 family outer membrane beta-barrel protein, with protein sequence MVKKIAFVFFLIPVSSFAQEYVDLIKIGYGQTFNNGYVDVEGSTFVKSVEADLTFPVVVNDNHAIITGAAYSRNNLELFPEANFTSLHSTTLKLGLASTYTEKWSSTIVLLPKIASDYKHITGRDFYFGGLALLKYQKTEHLKYRFGLYATSEAFGLFTTPIIGWYYLSPNSRFEMDMSLPIAADVNYCLGATTLGIDYYGIGRSFRLYGDASESPVYVDLSSLEFATYIQFNALQKSVLLRAKVGYASNNYEVYADGDTIDLGLSAFSFGDSRTQLNPDLNGGVFVKFEAIYRFHIASGSAKQAEH
- a CDS encoding T9SS type A sorting domain-containing protein: MKKLSLLLFLIVASLGTSISCVAQISFEGVQDFGRIYDITYHPTIQNKVYALSQGSHILESNDNGQTWTILYSYPQSGIALQRLEFLNGNSLSYNAAFSYDSSANTVYIFDLDTNSISKQYNPPTSGGDKEWVASFDIYAANTDIAIIHQGYKIGASNYAKVYYTADGGQSWTEIYYNENYDSVFPNNVAISPGDPTKLFIARGEGPTAIDGGLFYSEDTGATWTEKLAGNAFGPIRFHPVNPDIILLGTFIGNETSHTQNLFQSVDGGATWNAFPIVWSDYILDNIVDIRFDLQNPDNIIVLEENEVVLTTDGGANWQNFVYPDDNPYDYYYGLKASFNPFQSQEIMISANYYPMFSTDGGQSMSQLLNPFYPVTFVQVVPGSEPMLYYSVQSGITNRNLVTNAAESYDIFPINYISVNDEPAYFVDKYIDGRVYSFSGGFMGVNLFVSDDNGQNKTPVYTDFFVKASALATVPNNLNTVWLGLYDAGVRVIDFNDLNNVIVTTPNLPVSGIVTSIHIDEVDTNLIHIAIGAKIYQSVDGGANWELKNNGINLDPNNDLIFDFQQSPFHPNEYTIATSQGVYRSTDSSESWSQIYVGQNVRKIEYSEIAQNHIVASIYTSQFTDAQIVYSDTSGETWTEVPFEAIEYVGSNAMDYLFHEDSVDVYIGTYDLGVVKYTIALETLGNPEPTNPNLNVIVTPNPAQDVLFVNLKQGSVQKLTIISLTGQLQEVEYNESGIDVSHLPTGIYFIRVTGTSGDNFLQKFIKM